One genomic window of Sphingobacterium oryzagri includes the following:
- the cyoE gene encoding heme o synthase: MKEFISDFNKLVKLRLTLTVVFSASISFLIGAKQQGDIIWINWLILTIGGFLVTGSANGFNEIIERDLDKLMKRTADRPLPAGRMTTGQALVLSVFMGIFGTLLLVRLNFLAGLLSVFSIILYAFVYTPLKQKSPIAVFVGAFPGALPPLIGYYAAFKSAGFGFEYTAVSEAAIVITPWVLFLIQFFWQFPHFWAIAWVADDDYKNAGFRLLPTTEKDRLSAWMIFISAVLMVPVGFLPMYYGFGGWIFTAVSVIGGLLFAYYGFQHAVHKTDATARKVMFTSFFYLPLTQLVLLFDFIPLK, encoded by the coding sequence ATGAAAGAGTTCATTTCTGATTTCAATAAATTAGTAAAGCTTAGGTTGACCTTAACCGTGGTGTTTTCAGCTTCGATTTCATTTTTGATAGGAGCAAAGCAGCAGGGGGATATCATCTGGATCAATTGGCTAATCCTTACTATCGGAGGTTTTCTCGTGACGGGTTCGGCCAATGGTTTTAATGAGATTATCGAACGCGATTTGGATAAGCTCATGAAGCGCACGGCGGATAGGCCCTTGCCAGCTGGTCGGATGACTACCGGACAGGCTTTGGTGCTCAGTGTGTTCATGGGAATTTTCGGAACACTGCTGTTGGTGCGGTTGAATTTTTTGGCCGGTTTGCTATCAGTCTTTTCTATTATCCTGTACGCATTTGTATATACACCGTTAAAGCAAAAATCGCCGATCGCTGTTTTTGTGGGTGCATTTCCAGGCGCATTGCCACCGCTTATCGGTTACTATGCCGCGTTTAAATCGGCCGGATTTGGTTTCGAATATACAGCGGTTAGCGAAGCAGCCATTGTCATTACGCCATGGGTCTTGTTTCTGATCCAGTTTTTTTGGCAATTTCCACATTTTTGGGCGATCGCTTGGGTGGCAGATGATGATTACAAGAATGCAGGCTTCAGATTGTTGCCTACAACAGAAAAAGATCGTTTGTCGGCCTGGATGATTTTTATATCGGCCGTGTTGATGGTGCCGGTTGGCTTTTTGCCAATGTATTACGGTTTCGGCGGATGGATATTCACAGCCGTTTCGGTCATCGGCGGTTTGCTATTTGCCTATTATGGTTTCCAACATGCGGTGCATAAGACAGATGCAACAGCGCGAAAAGTGATGTTTACATCATTCTTCTATCTGCCTTTAACGCAATTGGTATTATTATTTGATTTTATTCCCTTGAAATAA
- a CDS encoding DUF420 domain-containing protein → MITEEEKKYKKWIVTLSIVIPVVVAILFGVKLKDLGVEVKPLSFLPPIYATINGLTAVVLFAAVAAIKKGKVKLHETLVKVCMACSLAFLVMYVAYHMTSDSTPYGGTGSIRYVYYFILITHILLSVIIIPFVLFTFVRGIAGAYERHKKLARITYPMWMYVAVTGVIVYLMISPYYVH, encoded by the coding sequence ATGATTACGGAAGAAGAAAAGAAATATAAAAAGTGGATCGTGACGCTATCCATTGTTATACCAGTGGTGGTAGCTATTTTATTTGGCGTTAAATTAAAAGACTTGGGTGTAGAAGTAAAACCATTGAGCTTTTTGCCGCCGATTTATGCTACGATTAACGGTTTGACAGCTGTGGTATTATTTGCCGCGGTAGCTGCAATTAAGAAAGGGAAAGTCAAATTGCACGAGACTTTGGTTAAAGTCTGCATGGCTTGTTCCTTAGCGTTTCTTGTGATGTACGTGGCTTATCACATGACGTCCGATTCGACGCCTTACGGTGGCACGGGCAGTATTCGCTACGTTTATTACTTCATCCTGATCACGCACATTCTGCTATCGGTCATTATCATTCCGTTCGTACTTTTTACGTTTGTTAGAGGTATTGCAGGCGCTTATGAGCGGCATAAAAAGTTGGCCAGAATTACGTATCCCATGTGGATGTATGTAGCTGTTACCGGTGTAATCGTATATTTAATGATTTCACCTTATTACGTGCACTAA
- a CDS encoding cytochrome c oxidase subunit I — MSSTVISHGAAHHDAHDHHHETFLTKYIFSQDHKMIAKQFLITGIVMAVFAMVLSILFRIQLAWPEKDFPILEVFLGKWAEGGRMKPEFFLSLVTIHGTMMVFFVLTAGLSGTFSNLLIPYQLGARDMASPLMNMLSYWFFFVACVIMVASFFVESGPASAGWTIYPPLSAVPTSIPGSGLGMTLWLVSMTLFIASQVLGGVNYVSTVLNMRTKGMDLWKMPLTIWAFFLTAIVGLLSFPVLVSAVVLLFFDRTVGTSFYLSDLVVQGQILPNEGGSPILFQHLFWFLGHPEVYIVVMPALGLTSEVISTNSRKPIFGYHAMVYSLVGITVLSFIVWGHHMFVTGMNPFLGGVFMITTLIIAVPSAVKAFNYIATLWRGNIRFTPAMMFAIGMVSFFVSGGLTGLYLGNAALDINLHDTYFVVAHFHLVMGSASIFGMLCGVYHWYPKMFGRMMDTKLGYLHFWLTFIGAYLVFFPMHFMGIDGVPRRYYAFTAFPFMEKWVSVNMLITWAAIIAGLAQVAFLWNFFSSIWRGKKATQNPWNANTLEWTTPVEHIHGNWPGEIPSVYRWPYDYSKPGHDTDFIPQDVPFSKTMSSNLPHDFEGNEEAIRIQNEWNKANNREIIEG; from the coding sequence ATGTCAAGTACAGTTATATCGCACGGCGCAGCTCATCATGATGCACATGATCATCATCATGAAACATTCTTAACTAAATACATATTTAGTCAAGATCATAAGATGATCGCGAAGCAATTTTTGATCACAGGTATCGTGATGGCGGTTTTCGCTATGGTGCTTTCAATTTTATTCCGTATCCAGTTAGCCTGGCCGGAAAAAGATTTCCCGATTTTAGAAGTCTTTTTAGGTAAATGGGCTGAAGGCGGACGAATGAAGCCGGAGTTTTTCTTATCGTTGGTTACGATCCACGGTACGATGATGGTTTTCTTCGTATTAACAGCTGGTTTATCGGGTACATTCAGTAACTTATTAATACCTTATCAGCTTGGTGCGCGCGATATGGCGTCGCCACTGATGAATATGTTATCCTATTGGTTCTTCTTCGTTGCCTGTGTGATCATGGTCGCTTCATTCTTCGTAGAAAGTGGTCCTGCATCAGCCGGTTGGACAATTTATCCGCCGCTATCTGCCGTGCCGACCTCGATTCCAGGTTCTGGTTTAGGGATGACACTTTGGTTAGTGAGTATGACGTTGTTCATCGCTTCTCAGGTATTGGGTGGTGTTAACTACGTAAGTACTGTGTTGAACATGCGTACTAAAGGGATGGATCTTTGGAAAATGCCGTTAACCATCTGGGCATTTTTCCTGACAGCTATTGTCGGTCTATTATCTTTCCCAGTACTTGTTTCTGCCGTCGTATTATTGTTCTTCGACCGTACGGTTGGTACATCATTCTATTTGTCAGACTTGGTTGTTCAAGGTCAGATTTTGCCAAACGAAGGTGGTTCACCAATTTTATTCCAACACTTGTTCTGGTTCTTAGGTCACCCAGAGGTTTACATCGTTGTTATGCCAGCTTTAGGTTTAACTTCGGAGGTAATTTCTACAAACTCGCGTAAACCAATCTTCGGATATCATGCCATGGTTTACTCCTTAGTTGGTATTACTGTACTTTCGTTTATTGTTTGGGGTCACCACATGTTTGTAACAGGTATGAACCCATTCTTGGGCGGTGTATTTATGATTACGACGTTGATTATCGCTGTTCCATCGGCGGTAAAAGCCTTCAACTATATAGCTACATTATGGCGAGGTAATATCCGTTTTACACCAGCAATGATGTTTGCGATCGGTATGGTTTCATTCTTTGTATCTGGTGGTTTAACAGGTCTTTATCTAGGTAACGCAGCATTGGATATCAACTTACACGATACATACTTCGTTGTTGCCCACTTTCACTTAGTTATGGGTTCTGCTTCGATCTTCGGTATGCTTTGTGGTGTTTATCACTGGTATCCTAAGATGTTCGGACGTATGATGGATACTAAACTTGGTTATTTACACTTCTGGTTGACATTTATCGGCGCTTACCTGGTATTCTTCCCAATGCACTTTATGGGTATCGATGGTGTTCCTCGTCGTTACTACGCATTCACCGCATTTCCGTTCATGGAAAAATGGGTTTCGGTGAATATGTTGATTACCTGGGCAGCGATTATCGCAGGTTTAGCACAAGTAGCTTTCTTATGGAACTTCTTTAGCTCGATCTGGAGAGGTAAAAAAGCAACGCAAAACCCTTGGAATGCGAATACATTAGAGTGGACTACGCCTGTTGAGCATATTCACGGTAACTGGCCGGGTGAAATTCCTTCAGTTTACCGTTGGCCATACGATTACAGTAAGCCTGGTCACGATACTGATTTTATTCCACAAGATGTACCGTTCTCTAAAACGATGAGCTCTAATTTACCGCACGATTTCGAAGGTAACGAAGAAGCTATTCGTATCCAAAACGAATGGAATAAAGCAAATAATAGAGAAATTATAGAAGGGTAG
- a CDS encoding SCO family protein, producing the protein MSNRTQGSKSKVILLALILLVPGFLYIAVNRLGSNQYVSLPVFGEKKLSGEMKRNWGREYPDTIFHTLADLQLVNYNNAKISFPGPDTTISIVHLFFTKDSAFSKLMMENVQALATRFQDNPRIGFYSISVDPAETDASIQQFLKPFKGFEKLHWKIGYQPSADIFDYAKHNLLIDAMVDPADAARFLISNQLVLVDSRKRIRGFYDVSQKGEVDRLEDEVKLLVVEEIRNRPAKIEQQ; encoded by the coding sequence ATGAGTAATCGTACTCAAGGAAGTAAATCAAAAGTAATTCTCCTGGCATTGATATTATTGGTGCCAGGTTTTTTGTATATAGCGGTCAATAGACTTGGCTCTAATCAGTATGTTTCGCTTCCGGTATTTGGCGAGAAGAAATTGAGCGGGGAGATGAAGCGAAATTGGGGGCGAGAATACCCAGATACCATTTTCCATACACTGGCTGACTTACAACTGGTCAATTACAACAACGCTAAGATCAGTTTCCCTGGTCCTGATACCACCATCAGTATTGTGCATCTGTTTTTTACAAAAGACAGCGCATTTTCAAAGTTGATGATGGAAAATGTACAAGCATTGGCCACACGTTTTCAGGATAATCCGCGCATTGGTTTTTACTCTATTTCAGTAGACCCAGCAGAAACCGATGCCTCCATACAGCAGTTTTTGAAGCCTTTTAAAGGATTTGAAAAGTTGCATTGGAAAATTGGTTACCAGCCATCAGCTGATATCTTTGATTACGCCAAACACAATCTATTGATTGATGCGATGGTTGATCCGGCAGACGCTGCACGTTTCTTGATTAGCAATCAGTTGGTGCTGGTCGATTCGCGCAAACGCATTCGCGGATTTTACGACGTTAGCCAAAAAGGGGAGGTCGACCGTTTAGAAGATGAGGTGAAGTTGCTCGTCGTGGAGGAAATTCGTAACCGACCAGCTAAAATAGAACAGCAATAG
- a CDS encoding cytochrome c oxidase subunit 3, with the protein MSTTTVSQLDKVKDGPWSGGKSPWNLEYGKIMMWFFLVSDAFTFSAFLLYYGAQKFAQPTWIDADKIFQSVPGIVEHGQPLVFVGIMTFILIMSSVTMVLAVDAGHRNQKHEVVKWMLWTILGGILFIGCQAIEWTHLHHEGFWFGRNPATGLEGDAVAEALAPYFTKDISYTAALQFANLFFTITGFHGFHVSIGILLNIIILCMTLNNTFERRGTYLMVEKVGLYWHFVDLVWVFVFTFFYLI; encoded by the coding sequence ATGAGTACAACAACTGTATCGCAATTAGATAAGGTAAAAGACGGCCCTTGGAGTGGTGGTAAGTCGCCTTGGAACTTAGAGTATGGAAAGATCATGATGTGGTTTTTCTTGGTGTCGGATGCTTTTACATTCTCTGCCTTCTTACTTTATTATGGCGCCCAAAAATTTGCGCAGCCTACATGGATTGACGCAGATAAGATTTTTCAATCGGTACCCGGTATTGTAGAACACGGACAACCATTGGTATTCGTGGGTATCATGACCTTCATTTTGATTATGTCTTCGGTAACGATGGTGTTGGCCGTTGATGCGGGACACAGAAACCAAAAGCATGAAGTTGTCAAATGGATGCTATGGACGATCTTAGGTGGTATTCTTTTCATCGGCTGTCAGGCAATCGAATGGACGCATTTGCACCATGAAGGTTTTTGGTTTGGTAGAAATCCAGCTACAGGTTTAGAAGGTGATGCCGTTGCCGAAGCGTTGGCACCGTATTTTACAAAAGATATTTCCTACACGGCTGCCCTGCAATTCGCCAACTTGTTCTTTACAATTACCGGCTTTCACGGGTTTCACGTATCCATAGGTATTCTCTTGAACATTATTATTCTTTGCATGACATTGAATAACACTTTCGAAAGACGTGGTACTTATTTGATGGTAGAAAAAGTAGGTTTATACTGGCACTTTGTGGATTTAGTGTGGGTATTCGTATTTACGTTCTTCTATTTAATCTAA
- a CDS encoding S66 peptidase family protein, whose translation MKIPEFLKPGDKVAIVCPASYIKGNIDIAVQVLDAWGLRVDVGETVGAQYHQFAGTDEQRIADLQRALDDDSIKAIFAARGGYGTVRIIDALNFEKFVQKPKWIIGFSDITVLHSHLHHHLRIASIHGQMPKSFDDSSKEALASLRSALFGEQMDFRYTQQHFPNRSGLGQGELIGGNLAILQSILSSVSDGSYDGKILFIEDVGESYYNIDRMLWMLKRAGKLAKLQGLIVGGFTALKDSDPAFGQRFEEIIMSSVNDYDFPVCFGYPAGHIDDNRSLLFGKSVVLHVNNEETSLNYLI comes from the coding sequence ATGAAAATACCTGAATTTCTTAAGCCTGGCGATAAGGTGGCAATCGTCTGCCCGGCAAGCTATATTAAAGGAAATATCGATATCGCTGTCCAAGTATTGGATGCCTGGGGCTTGCGTGTGGATGTGGGCGAAACGGTCGGCGCGCAATACCATCAATTTGCCGGTACGGACGAGCAGCGCATTGCTGATTTGCAACGTGCGCTGGATGATGACAGCATCAAAGCGATCTTTGCTGCGCGCGGCGGATATGGTACGGTCAGGATTATTGACGCGCTGAATTTTGAGAAATTTGTACAAAAGCCAAAATGGATCATTGGCTTTAGTGATATCACGGTGTTGCACAGCCATCTTCATCATCATCTGCGCATAGCCAGTATACACGGGCAAATGCCCAAATCGTTTGACGATAGCAGCAAAGAAGCGCTCGCTTCATTACGCAGCGCGCTATTTGGCGAACAAATGGACTTCCGCTATACGCAACAGCATTTTCCAAACCGCTCTGGCCTAGGGCAAGGTGAGCTGATAGGCGGCAACTTAGCCATTCTGCAAAGTATACTTTCTTCGGTATCGGACGGCAGCTACGATGGAAAAATTTTATTTATAGAAGACGTGGGCGAGTCGTATTACAATATTGACCGCATGCTATGGATGTTAAAACGCGCCGGTAAATTGGCTAAGCTTCAAGGACTCATTGTTGGTGGCTTCACGGCGCTTAAAGATAGCGATCCGGCTTTTGGTCAGCGTTTTGAAGAGATCATTATGAGCAGCGTTAACGACTACGACTTTCCCGTTTGCTTTGGCTATCCGGCAGGCCATATTGATGATAACCGAAGTTTGCTTTTTGGTAAATCGGTAGTGCTCCATGTTAATAACGAAGAAACGTCGCTGAATTACCTGATTTGA
- a CDS encoding cytochrome c oxidase subunit 3 — translation MESTEYKIDELIQSKKAKKFNLWLGMIGMFMMFAALSSGFIVYTASGVDKGIKTILPTAFAYSTAVIVLSSLTLHLAYQAVKREQFGRQRLLLLVTIVLGIVFFAVQLHAWSILIGREIYFINNNASQSFIYVFTGLHLAHIIAGLIVLVRCYIGALRPIPLPKNQFRMNLATIFWHFLDLLWIYIYVFLLLNQ, via the coding sequence ATGGAATCTACAGAGTATAAAATAGATGAATTGATCCAATCAAAAAAAGCAAAGAAATTTAATCTTTGGCTGGGTATGATTGGTATGTTCATGATGTTTGCCGCATTATCGAGCGGATTTATTGTGTATACCGCCAGTGGCGTAGACAAAGGTATCAAAACCATCTTGCCTACAGCCTTCGCCTACAGCACAGCAGTAATAGTATTAAGTAGTTTGACTTTGCATTTGGCCTATCAGGCGGTGAAGCGTGAGCAATTTGGCAGACAGCGTTTGCTTCTATTGGTCACGATTGTGCTCGGTATAGTCTTTTTTGCTGTACAGTTACATGCTTGGTCTATTTTAATTGGCCGGGAAATTTACTTTATCAATAACAACGCCTCGCAATCGTTTATCTACGTATTTACCGGATTGCACTTGGCACATATTATCGCGGGTTTGATCGTATTGGTTCGATGTTATATTGGGGCGCTTAGGCCGATCCCTCTTCCGAAAAACCAATTCCGCATGAATTTAGCCACGATTTTCTGGCATTTTCTCGATCTTTTATGGATTTATATTTATGTTTTCTTACTTTTGAATCAATAA
- the pckA gene encoding phosphoenolpyruvate carboxykinase (ATP) codes for MVRETAHPNPLALGEPMSNLCNRVHFQLDANSLVEQTLARGQGQLNDTGALCIETGEFTGRSPKDRFIVSDEATVDLVDWGDVNIPISTAVFDKLLAKMKDFVKERELWISHCYAGADERFRINVTAINTTPWANLFCQHLFICPSNEELLHYMQEWVIFQVPEFQADPSIDGTRQKNFSIINFTKKMILIGGTAYTGEMKKGIFSVLNFLLPQQQVLPMHCSANEGAAEDVALFFGLSGTGKTTLSADPNRKLIGDDEHGWSDDSIFNFEGGCYAKCIDLSAVKEPEIFAAIKQPALLENVLFYPDSNTVDYGNASLTENTRAAYPIVHIANAKIPSTGRTPSHIFFLTCDAYGVLPPIAKLTKAQAMYHFLSGYTAKVAGTEIGVTEPQTTFSACFGRVFLPSHPTAYAKLLGEKLEQHPEVQVWLVNTGWTGGAYGVGQRIQLKHTRNMVQAALNGDLAHQTYKEHTVFGVWMPENCAHVPSTILDPRETWEDKLAYDEQANRLATLFRENFEQYQQEASAEIIAASPALC; via the coding sequence ATGGTTAGGGAAACAGCGCATCCGAACCCTTTGGCTCTCGGCGAACCGATGAGCAACTTGTGTAATAGAGTTCATTTCCAACTTGATGCAAACAGCTTAGTTGAACAGACGTTGGCACGCGGACAAGGACAATTGAATGATACAGGTGCACTCTGTATTGAAACGGGTGAATTTACCGGTCGATCTCCCAAAGATCGATTTATCGTTTCAGATGAAGCAACAGTAGATCTGGTCGACTGGGGCGACGTAAACATTCCGATATCGACTGCCGTGTTTGACAAGCTCCTGGCAAAAATGAAAGATTTTGTAAAAGAAAGGGAACTTTGGATAAGCCATTGTTACGCTGGTGCAGATGAAAGATTTCGCATCAATGTAACGGCGATCAACACCACGCCTTGGGCCAATCTGTTTTGTCAACATCTTTTTATCTGCCCGAGCAACGAAGAACTGTTGCACTACATGCAAGAGTGGGTGATTTTTCAGGTTCCGGAATTTCAAGCAGATCCATCGATAGATGGCACAAGGCAGAAAAACTTTTCTATCATCAATTTCACGAAAAAAATGATTTTGATAGGCGGTACCGCCTATACTGGTGAAATGAAAAAGGGCATTTTTTCGGTGCTTAACTTTCTGCTTCCGCAACAACAGGTTTTGCCTATGCATTGTTCGGCAAATGAAGGCGCAGCGGAAGATGTCGCTCTTTTCTTTGGACTCAGCGGTACAGGCAAAACCACGCTATCTGCAGATCCGAACCGCAAATTGATCGGAGATGATGAACATGGCTGGTCTGACGATAGTATTTTTAATTTTGAGGGAGGCTGCTACGCCAAATGTATTGATTTAAGTGCGGTCAAAGAGCCCGAAATATTTGCGGCGATAAAGCAACCGGCTCTTTTGGAAAACGTATTGTTTTATCCGGACAGCAATACCGTCGATTACGGCAATGCATCACTAACCGAAAATACACGAGCGGCATACCCAATCGTGCATATCGCTAATGCGAAAATTCCGTCGACAGGCCGCACGCCTAGTCATATTTTCTTTCTTACGTGCGATGCTTACGGCGTGTTGCCGCCGATTGCTAAACTGACGAAAGCGCAAGCGATGTATCACTTTCTTTCGGGATACACGGCAAAAGTTGCGGGCACAGAAATTGGCGTTACAGAACCGCAAACTACTTTTTCTGCTTGTTTTGGACGTGTATTTCTACCGTCGCACCCAACTGCATATGCCAAGTTATTAGGCGAAAAGCTTGAACAACATCCAGAAGTACAGGTTTGGCTGGTGAATACTGGCTGGACGGGTGGCGCATATGGCGTTGGCCAACGGATACAACTAAAACACACGCGCAATATGGTGCAAGCTGCTTTAAACGGCGACCTTGCCCACCAAACGTATAAAGAACATACTGTATTTGGCGTGTGGATGCCCGAAAATTGTGCTCATGTACCGAGTACAATATTGGATCCTCGAGAGACCTGGGAAGATAAATTGGCCTACGACGAACAAGCGAACCGACTGGCGACACTTTTTAGAGAAAATTTTGAACAGTATCAGCAAGAAGCAAGCGCGGAAATTATTGCTGCATCGCCGGCATTATGCTAG
- a CDS encoding ABC transporter ATPase, with the protein MKRVWIYQSNRFLEPTEIKRVEEILQAFVAQWTAHGNQLAGSFRIQHNLFLLLMVDEEKAMVTGCSIDKSVHLLKKIEEELGITLFDRLQLAYREPSDGQIRVVSRDTFTTLLKAGQIDENTIVFNNMLTQVDQLDSQWEVPLKESWHAKVFL; encoded by the coding sequence ATGAAAAGAGTTTGGATTTATCAGAGTAATCGTTTTCTTGAACCTACGGAGATCAAGCGTGTTGAAGAAATTTTGCAAGCTTTCGTCGCCCAATGGACTGCCCACGGCAATCAGTTGGCCGGAAGCTTTCGCATCCAGCACAACTTGTTTCTGTTATTGATGGTTGACGAAGAAAAAGCTATGGTGACCGGTTGTTCGATTGATAAATCTGTTCATCTGCTTAAAAAAATCGAAGAAGAATTAGGTATTACATTATTCGACAGGTTGCAGCTTGCCTATCGCGAGCCTAGCGATGGACAAATCCGTGTGGTAAGCCGTGATACTTTTACCACGCTTTTAAAAGCAGGTCAGATAGATGAAAATACCATTGTTTTCAACAATATGTTAACCCAGGTTGATCAACTGGACAGCCAGTGGGAAGTGCCGCTCAAAGAAAGTTGGCATGCAAAGGTCTTTTTATAG
- a CDS encoding COX15/CtaA family protein encodes MYPSAERRFIKTNRITIIVLFLVIAAGGIVRSTGSGMGCPDWPKCFNRIVPPTDVSQLPAGYEQEYIDGRAKKNQRFAKIVAFFGYPTMADQIRNDQSILVHEEFNAAKTWTEYVNRLVGVAAGFCLLFSAIFSFTYRKTKPSIIGWSVLNVFVVVVQAWLGSIVVSTNLMPWIITVHMLLALVIVAISIYTFYLATTMRNKGILGGQGVGALKLLALLSLVITVVQVVYGTDVRETIDHLNDQGIVRSDWIAQLGQSYLVHRILAYTALGLAILLFFLVKNKFSSLTLQSKYAWIVLTLVGVQMLSGITLARFDVPAFAQTTHLVVASLFFGAQYYLMLLMTKLKR; translated from the coding sequence ATGTATCCGAGTGCTGAAAGACGATTTATTAAAACGAATAGGATTACGATCATTGTTTTATTTCTTGTTATCGCAGCGGGAGGGATTGTCAGAAGTACAGGTTCAGGAATGGGATGTCCTGATTGGCCAAAATGCTTTAACCGCATTGTGCCGCCAACAGATGTTTCCCAATTGCCTGCCGGTTACGAACAAGAATACATCGATGGCCGAGCGAAAAAGAACCAACGGTTTGCAAAAATAGTCGCGTTTTTTGGCTATCCTACGATGGCCGATCAGATTCGAAATGACCAGTCTATCTTGGTGCACGAAGAATTTAACGCTGCCAAGACCTGGACAGAATATGTAAATAGGTTGGTCGGTGTAGCAGCTGGTTTTTGTTTATTGTTTTCCGCTATCTTTTCTTTTACCTATCGCAAAACAAAGCCATCTATTATTGGGTGGAGCGTTCTTAATGTTTTTGTGGTTGTGGTTCAGGCTTGGTTAGGCTCGATTGTCGTTTCTACCAATTTAATGCCTTGGATTATTACTGTACATATGTTATTAGCTTTAGTAATCGTAGCCATAAGTATCTATACGTTCTATTTGGCTACGACAATGCGCAACAAGGGCATTTTAGGAGGTCAAGGTGTTGGCGCACTCAAGTTACTAGCGTTATTGTCTTTAGTTATCACGGTGGTGCAAGTTGTTTACGGTACGGATGTTCGCGAAACAATTGATCATCTGAATGATCAGGGCATTGTACGTAGCGATTGGATTGCACAATTAGGACAATCTTACTTGGTACATCGCATTTTAGCCTATACGGCACTGGGATTAGCAATTTTATTGTTTTTTCTGGTTAAGAATAAGTTTAGTTCATTGACATTGCAAAGTAAATACGCTTGGATAGTACTAACGCTGGTAGGCGTTCAAATGCTGTCTGGCATTACGCTAGCACGGTTTGATGTTCCGGCGTTTGCGCAGACAACGCACTTGGTTGTGGCTAGTTTGTTTTTTGGCGCTCAGTATTATTTGATGCTATTAATGACAAAATTAAAACGATAG
- a CDS encoding cytochrome C oxidase subunit IV family protein gives MSQHHENIAAHDHHDHGGMDKKGIWKVFFILLALTALEFLIALGFVHHWGVIEKGMVLNAIYIVLTLVKAYYIVAYFMHLKFEKSGFIICSAIGFIFIVYFIVLLLIEGEYLLHHLQSHPLFPNN, from the coding sequence ATGTCACAACATCACGAAAATATAGCTGCTCATGATCATCACGATCATGGCGGTATGGATAAAAAAGGAATTTGGAAGGTTTTCTTTATCCTTCTTGCCCTTACAGCATTAGAGTTTTTAATCGCCCTAGGTTTTGTTCACCACTGGGGTGTTATCGAAAAAGGTATGGTATTAAATGCGATTTACATCGTGTTGACTCTAGTCAAAGCATATTATATCGTTGCTTATTTCATGCACTTGAAATTTGAGAAATCAGGTTTTATCATTTGCAGTGCAATAGGATTTATATTTATTGTTTATTTTATCGTCTTGTTATTGATCGAAGGAGAATATTTATTGCACCATTTGCAATCACATCCTTTGTTTCCTAACAACTAA